One window of the Bernardetia sp. genome contains the following:
- a CDS encoding OmpA family protein, translating into MKKIYFLILTFFLTIPFGFGQQNNFNWRIGLQTGNMTYRGDLNEKFWQSNDMFATDFNQFSFGLSIENTPNKTLSNRLQLTYGEFTANDRATGILERSLNVQTKIYSAAYIFTFYTDNGWLLGENALVSPYLMAGIGGNYFETYGDLYYNDNQPYYYWSDNTIRDAAENSGNGQIITQDGSFETRLQDFNTESSTGYSPYSLNVPLGIGLKFRLLNRLSLHLQSVVNYSLTSDFLDDVSGDFRSSYESAETAYIANPANYNGGQGSRGNTGQGFLKNDAFIFTSFGISWSFSPKKQAFRAPALYAANKPKSVFELNPDSLKTVTVDGIPDYTKNSEIKVETNTSQNQNSQNNQNAQQQNQGQNPYNYNPNQQYPYQQNPNPQTVKIDINVNVTTSKSGSDSSITRVEVIPQTGQTTTNSASKTEQTTELEETKAELEELQNRLKQIEEDKKTKKTRAERKADEEAQKQARLEMDTLQKQLEELRAERQNNLSITLDNPNQATTTTQKQDSAMYKLMELQFLYMQQRMAALEKQLETQEIQNQNTEKNQDLSKIENQLSTLQTQLELLANQRQNEKLVETNSNWSENSNPVSKKDTVVVVNKDEKTPITNQKSEVVGVKKIEIFFKTGSSTVIPKDKEKISPLIEVLKNDKNLSVRIYGFTDSKGSAAFNQKLSKQRTDAVKQLFLDAGISEDRIVEGSFGIDTNNPYREDFYGRRVEIELVGK; encoded by the coding sequence AAAAAATATACTTCCTAATTCTAACATTTTTCTTAACAATTCCTTTTGGATTTGGTCAGCAAAATAACTTCAACTGGCGCATAGGTCTGCAAACTGGAAATATGACCTATCGTGGCGATTTGAATGAAAAGTTTTGGCAATCCAACGATATGTTTGCTACTGACTTCAATCAATTTTCCTTTGGGTTAAGCATAGAAAACACACCCAACAAAACACTTTCTAATCGTCTTCAACTCACCTACGGAGAATTTACAGCCAACGACAGAGCAACTGGAATTTTGGAACGTTCTTTAAATGTACAGACTAAAATTTATTCGGCAGCCTATATTTTCACTTTTTATACAGACAACGGCTGGCTCTTGGGAGAAAACGCTTTAGTTTCTCCTTATCTGATGGCTGGAATTGGAGGAAATTATTTTGAAACGTATGGCGATTTGTATTACAACGACAATCAACCTTATTATTATTGGTCAGATAATACAATTCGTGATGCTGCCGAAAATAGTGGAAACGGACAAATAATAACGCAAGATGGAAGTTTCGAAACTCGCCTTCAAGATTTTAATACAGAAAGTTCAACTGGTTATTCGCCTTATTCGTTAAATGTTCCTTTGGGAATTGGTTTGAAGTTTCGTTTGCTCAACCGTTTAAGTTTGCATTTGCAATCAGTTGTAAATTACTCCTTGACAAGTGATTTTTTAGATGATGTAAGTGGAGATTTTCGCTCGTCTTACGAAAGTGCAGAAACGGCTTACATTGCCAATCCAGCAAATTACAATGGTGGACAAGGCAGTCGTGGAAATACTGGGCAAGGTTTCTTGAAAAATGATGCTTTTATTTTCACTTCTTTTGGAATCAGTTGGTCGTTTTCGCCGAAAAAACAGGCTTTTCGTGCACCAGCTTTGTACGCAGCTAACAAACCTAAAAGTGTTTTCGAACTCAATCCAGATTCTTTAAAAACAGTTACTGTTGATGGTATTCCAGATTATACAAAAAATTCTGAAATTAAAGTCGAAACAAATACCTCTCAAAATCAAAATTCACAGAATAATCAAAATGCTCAGCAACAAAATCAAGGTCAGAATCCGTACAATTACAATCCAAATCAGCAATATCCGTATCAACAAAATCCAAATCCCCAAACTGTCAAGATTGATATAAATGTCAATGTTACGACAAGTAAATCTGGTTCGGATAGTAGCATTACAAGAGTAGAGGTTATTCCCCAAACTGGACAAACGACTACTAATTCAGCTTCTAAAACTGAGCAAACAACAGAGCTTGAAGAAACCAAAGCAGAATTAGAAGAACTACAAAATCGCTTGAAACAAATCGAAGAAGACAAGAAAACTAAAAAAACGAGAGCAGAACGAAAAGCAGATGAAGAAGCACAGAAGCAAGCAAGATTAGAAATGGATACTCTTCAAAAACAATTAGAAGAACTTAGAGCTGAAAGGCAAAACAATCTGTCTATTACGCTAGACAATCCAAATCAAGCGACTACAACTACACAAAAACAAGATTCTGCGATGTATAAACTAATGGAATTGCAGTTTTTGTATATGCAGCAGCGAATGGCAGCCTTAGAAAAGCAGTTGGAAACACAAGAAATTCAAAATCAGAATACAGAAAAAAACCAAGATTTGTCTAAAATTGAAAACCAACTTTCAACACTTCAAACACAACTTGAGCTTTTGGCAAATCAAAGACAAAATGAAAAGTTAGTAGAAACGAATAGTAATTGGTCTGAAAACTCAAATCCAGTTTCCAAGAAAGATACTGTTGTTGTTGTAAACAAAGATGAAAAAACACCAATTACAAATCAGAAAAGTGAAGTGGTAGGTGTAAAGAAAATAGAAATTTTCTTCAAGACAGGCTCTTCTACTGTGATTCCAAAAGACAAAGAAAAAATATCGCCTCTGATAGAAGTCTTGAAAAACGACAAGAATTTGAGCGTTCGTATTTATGGATTTACAGATTCAAAGGGAAGTGCAGCCTTCAACCAAAAACTCTCTAAACAGCGCACTGATGCCGTAAAACAGTTATTTTTAGATGCTGGAATTTCAGAAGACCGAATTGTAGAAGGTTCTTTTGGGATAGATACCAACAACCCTTACAGGGAAGATTTTTATGGGCGTAGAGTAGAAATTGAATTGGTGGGGAAATAA